Proteins from a genomic interval of Nitrospina gracilis Nb-211:
- a CDS encoding Lcl C-terminal domain-containing protein: MNAKDLYEDTPRGVIVDKKMNLEWLPKDARGDLGKWVTWDEANYYIQTMRNVYAGGHADWRLPTKEEALSLYDEELSLEDWEGETVYIHPAFVKKCGRIIWTSEVNEEGQACAVNLQDGTAEFVDKMNRDEYTARLVRSPNSKGK; this comes from the coding sequence ATGAATGCAAAGGATTTGTACGAGGACACTCCGCGCGGAGTGATCGTCGATAAAAAAATGAATCTGGAATGGTTGCCGAAGGACGCCCGCGGCGATCTCGGCAAGTGGGTGACCTGGGACGAGGCGAACTACTATATCCAGACGATGCGTAACGTTTATGCTGGCGGACATGCCGACTGGCGCCTGCCGACCAAAGAAGAGGCCTTGAGTCTCTATGATGAGGAATTGTCGCTGGAAGACTGGGAGGGCGAGACGGTGTACATCCATCCCGCTTTCGTGAAAAAATGCGGACGCATTATCTGGACCTCGGAGGTCAACGAGGAAGGCCAGGCCTGCGCGGTGAATTTGCAGGACGGCACTGCCGAGTTCGTGGACAAGATGAATCGCGACGAATACACCGCGCGGCTGGTGCGGTCTCCCAATTCCAAAGGAAAATAA
- a CDS encoding aminotransferase class IV: MTQVVYVNGRFVPQEDARISVFDRGFLYGDGVFETLRAYQGHIFRLANHLDRLHRSAEQIHLTVPEAPDKLESLLYETLKQNELSDAILRLTLSRGESSGFDIAPDAPPTLVITARPVESLPEARYRDGVSVLLVPDSAPHLPGAAQQAKSANFLPYIQARRMAREADHWDAVLLNHRGEVCDASTSNVFVVHDGTLKTPPLNEYVLAGITRKAVLELARRLGLEVREETLLASDLLQADEVFLTNTGIELLPVTRVNDTAIGTGKPGGVTARLHAEFLKSIESE, encoded by the coding sequence ATGACGCAGGTGGTGTATGTGAATGGACGCTTCGTGCCACAGGAAGACGCGCGCATTTCCGTGTTCGACCGCGGATTCCTGTACGGCGACGGCGTGTTCGAAACCCTGCGCGCGTACCAAGGACACATCTTCCGCCTCGCCAATCATCTGGACCGACTGCACCGGTCGGCGGAGCAGATTCATCTCACCGTGCCGGAAGCGCCGGACAAACTGGAAAGCCTGCTGTATGAAACGCTCAAACAAAATGAGCTTTCCGACGCCATTCTGCGTCTCACCCTGAGCCGGGGCGAGAGCTCCGGATTCGACATTGCGCCGGATGCCCCGCCAACGCTCGTCATCACTGCCCGCCCCGTGGAGTCGTTGCCGGAAGCACGTTACCGCGATGGCGTGTCGGTCCTGCTGGTTCCCGACAGCGCACCGCACCTGCCCGGCGCCGCTCAGCAGGCGAAGTCGGCAAACTTCCTGCCTTATATTCAGGCCCGGCGCATGGCGCGCGAGGCGGATCACTGGGACGCCGTCCTGCTCAACCACCGGGGCGAGGTGTGCGACGCCTCCACAAGCAATGTGTTTGTGGTGCATGACGGTACGCTCAAAACGCCGCCGCTTAATGAATACGTGCTGGCGGGCATCACGCGCAAGGCGGTGCTGGAGCTGGCGCGGCGTTTGGGCCTGGAGGTGCGGGAGGAAACGCTTCTGGCGTCCGACCTGCTACAGGCCGACGAGGTTTTCCTCACCAATACGGGAATCGAATTGCTTCCCGTCACCCGGGTGAACGACACGGCCATCGGGACGGGAAAGCCGGGTGGGGTCACAGCGCGATTGCACGCGGAATTTTTAAAATCGATTGAGTCTGAGTGA
- a CDS encoding anthranilate synthase component I family protein codes for MKVFPDKSRFLELAATCARMPVVGERRVREFDPATAYQRLYGKAERSFLFESGKGPDETARYSFFGRANQKAISIRNNQFAIHNNGDRETIPFPAPDALRHLNFEPGLDAIDYVDHFWGGWVGCLSYEMAHWFENIQLRAKDGLDLPLLFFFQVDRLWVYDHRQAILKYIVAEEMGDSPETIYNRTVEELENAWREMDRLIEKVSESTPNDASPTPSLQPASLQSNITQAEYERMVERAKIYIEEGDIYQANLAQRLSVEYAGDPFPLYQRLRKVNPSPFSGYLKFDGLVLASSSPERLVKVVKDRVETRPIAGTRPRGKSEEEDARLSAELLLNEKEKAEHLMLVDLERNDLGRICEHGSVRVTDLMFLEQYSHVCHIVSNIEGRLRPGVEVTDILAAVFPGGTITGCPKIRCMEIIDELEPSLRGPYSGSFGYIGFDRHLDLNIIIRTILVQNGRAHFHVGAGIVADSVPEKEWQETLDKAAAMIQALSGEPVG; via the coding sequence ATGAAGGTTTTTCCCGATAAATCGCGTTTTCTCGAACTGGCCGCCACCTGCGCACGCATGCCAGTGGTGGGCGAGCGGCGTGTGCGCGAGTTCGATCCGGCCACGGCCTATCAGCGCCTGTACGGAAAGGCGGAGCGGTCTTTTCTGTTCGAGAGCGGCAAGGGACCCGACGAGACCGCGCGCTATTCCTTCTTCGGCCGCGCCAATCAAAAAGCGATTTCCATACGCAACAATCAGTTCGCTATCCACAATAATGGCGACCGGGAAACCATTCCTTTTCCCGCGCCGGACGCACTCCGGCATTTGAATTTCGAGCCGGGATTGGATGCAATCGATTATGTCGATCATTTCTGGGGCGGCTGGGTGGGATGCCTCAGCTACGAGATGGCGCACTGGTTCGAGAACATTCAACTACGGGCCAAGGACGGACTCGACCTGCCTCTCTTGTTCTTTTTCCAGGTGGATCGTCTGTGGGTGTACGACCACCGGCAGGCGATCCTGAAATACATCGTCGCGGAAGAGATGGGCGACTCTCCCGAGACAATTTACAACCGCACCGTGGAAGAATTGGAAAACGCGTGGCGGGAAATGGATCGGCTCATTGAGAAAGTTTCGGAGTCCACCCCGAACGACGCCTCCCCTACCCCTTCCCTGCAACCGGCTTCCCTGCAATCCAACATCACGCAGGCCGAGTACGAGCGCATGGTGGAGCGCGCGAAAATTTATATCGAGGAAGGCGATATCTACCAGGCCAATCTGGCACAACGGTTGTCGGTGGAGTATGCGGGCGACCCCTTCCCCCTGTACCAGCGTCTGCGCAAAGTAAACCCGTCGCCTTTTTCCGGATATTTGAAATTCGATGGACTGGTCCTCGCAAGCTCTTCACCGGAACGGTTGGTGAAGGTGGTGAAAGACCGGGTCGAGACGCGACCCATCGCCGGCACGCGTCCGCGTGGCAAAAGCGAGGAGGAAGATGCGCGCCTGTCCGCCGAGCTCCTGCTCAACGAAAAGGAAAAAGCCGAGCATCTGATGCTGGTCGATCTCGAACGCAACGATCTTGGCCGCATTTGCGAACATGGCAGTGTCCGTGTGACCGACCTCATGTTCCTGGAACAGTATTCACATGTCTGCCACATCGTCTCCAACATCGAGGGCCGACTGCGCCCCGGTGTGGAGGTGACGGATATTCTGGCCGCGGTGTTTCCCGGCGGCACCATCACCGGCTGTCCCAAGATCCGGTGCATGGAAATCATCGACGAGCTGGAGCCCTCTCTGCGCGGACCTTACAGCGGATCGTTCGGCTACATCGGATTCGACCGCCACCTCGACCTCAACATCATCATCCGCACCATTCTTGTGCAGAACGGGCGGGCACATTTCCACGTCGGGGCGGGAATTGTTGCCGACTCGGTCCCCGAAAAAGAATGGCAGGAGACGCTCGACAAGGCGGCGGCGATGATCCAGGCGCTCAGCGGGGAGCCGGTCGGATGA
- a CDS encoding ABC transporter permease, translating into MLIFDLIRMALRSLVANKLRTFLTALGIIIGVGSVISMISLGEGARKQTLETIAKFGTNIISVKPGQKSRRHVQSGKVETLVLDDARAIREHIDRITGVSAEVYQSAQLKFGNKNRNATVRGTEEDYYWMSNFQLDKGRYFADTEVRTARRVAVLGATVTKNLFDNVDPIGQTLKVDGQNFLVIGTMVAKGALSWFDPDDQIFIPVTTAQKRLFGVNYLQSVDVQAKRIQDIEVIKQDIESLLKRRHNIREGQDNDFHVQNSAEWLNSWGNAAKTFQYLLGGIAFISLMVGGIGIMNIMLVSVTERTREIGIRVAIGAKKREIRQQFLIESIFISFLGGFIGILMGTGISIAVSKLGGWDMIVSLPSILLAFGFSVVVGVFFGLYPANKAANLNPIDALRYE; encoded by the coding sequence ATGCTGATTTTTGATCTGATTCGAATGGCGCTTCGCAGTCTGGTGGCCAACAAACTGCGCACGTTTTTGACGGCGCTCGGCATCATCATCGGTGTCGGTTCGGTCATCTCCATGATCTCGCTGGGTGAAGGCGCGCGCAAGCAAACGCTGGAGACCATCGCCAAGTTCGGCACCAACATCATCTCCGTCAAGCCCGGTCAAAAAAGCCGCCGCCACGTGCAGAGCGGCAAGGTGGAAACGCTGGTGCTGGACGACGCCCGCGCCATCCGTGAGCATATCGACCGCATCACCGGCGTCTCGGCGGAGGTGTACCAAAGCGCGCAGTTGAAGTTCGGCAACAAAAACCGCAACGCCACCGTGCGCGGCACCGAAGAAGATTATTACTGGATGTCCAACTTCCAGCTGGATAAGGGACGCTACTTCGCCGACACGGAAGTCCGCACCGCCCGCCGCGTGGCCGTTCTCGGTGCAACCGTCACTAAAAACCTGTTCGATAACGTCGACCCCATCGGCCAGACGCTGAAAGTGGACGGACAGAATTTTCTCGTCATCGGCACCATGGTCGCCAAGGGTGCGCTGTCGTGGTTCGATCCGGACGACCAGATTTTTATCCCCGTCACCACCGCGCAGAAACGCCTGTTCGGCGTCAATTATCTGCAATCTGTCGACGTGCAGGCCAAGCGCATCCAGGACATTGAGGTCATCAAACAGGACATCGAATCCTTGCTCAAGCGACGGCACAACATCCGTGAAGGACAGGACAACGACTTCCACGTGCAGAACTCGGCGGAATGGCTGAACAGCTGGGGCAATGCGGCCAAGACGTTTCAGTACCTGCTGGGCGGCATTGCCTTCATCTCGCTCATGGTCGGCGGCATCGGCATCATGAACATCATGCTGGTGTCGGTCACCGAACGCACGCGGGAGATCGGCATCCGTGTCGCCATTGGTGCGAAGAAGCGGGAGATCCGCCAGCAGTTTTTGATCGAGTCCATTTTCATCAGTTTTCTGGGCGGGTTCATTGGGATTCTCATGGGAACGGGCATCTCCATTGCTGTTTCCAAGCTGGGCGGCTGGGATATGATCGTCTCTCTTCCATCGATTCTGCTTGCTTTCGGATTTTCCGTCGTGGTGGGCGTGTTCTTCGGGCTGTACCCGGCCAACAAGGCGGCCAATCTGAATCCCATCGACGCCCTCCGCTACGAGTGA
- a CDS encoding ABC transporter ATP-binding protein — protein MTVALIEINKLSKTYDLGAEKVYALRDVSFSMEASEFASIMGPSGSGKSTLMNLLGCLDLPSSGTYRLDGIDVQNLSADELAEVRNKKIGFVFQSFNLLPRATALENVELPLLYGRVKNPVQKAMDALQRVGLGHRAKHKPNELSGGEKQRAAIARALVINPRIILADEPTGNLDSRTSAEIMKLFTRLNEEGVTIILVTHEQDIAAYSRRVFQMQDGKLIHDSGSSPRERKEEAHADF, from the coding sequence TTGACCGTGGCTCTCATCGAAATCAACAAGCTGTCGAAAACCTACGATCTCGGCGCGGAAAAAGTGTACGCCCTGCGTGACGTCAGCTTTTCCATGGAGGCGTCGGAGTTCGCCTCCATCATGGGGCCGTCGGGCAGCGGCAAATCGACACTGATGAATCTGCTGGGGTGCCTCGACCTCCCCTCCTCCGGCACGTACCGACTGGACGGCATCGACGTGCAGAACCTGTCGGCGGACGAGTTGGCCGAAGTGCGCAACAAAAAAATCGGGTTCGTGTTCCAGAGTTTCAACCTGCTTCCCCGCGCCACGGCTCTGGAGAACGTGGAGTTGCCCCTGTTGTACGGGCGGGTGAAGAATCCTGTCCAAAAGGCGATGGACGCCTTGCAGAGGGTGGGACTTGGCCACCGTGCCAAACACAAGCCGAACGAATTATCCGGCGGTGAGAAACAGCGCGCTGCCATTGCCCGGGCCTTGGTGATCAACCCGCGCATCATCCTGGCCGATGAACCGACGGGCAACCTGGACTCCAGAACCAGTGCGGAGATCATGAAGCTGTTCACCCGGCTGAACGAGGAAGGCGTCACCATCATCCTCGTCACGCACGAGCAGGACATCGCCGCCTACTCCCGCCGCGTGTTTCAGATGCAGGACGGGAAACTGATCCATGACAGCGGATCGTCCCCGCGCGAACGGAAGGAAGAAGCCCATGCTGATTTTTGA
- a CDS encoding efflux RND transporter periplasmic adaptor subunit, translating to MKKLLIILGVVVLVAGTFFLVQGDGKENKRPKKHPFRTAKVERGTMVVKISATGIVEPNFQVEVKSKASGEVLSFPYEEGDFIEKGKFLLRLDKSDEVRNVKRAEANLASAKAQLDKAKTSLKLQATRYETDLQAAKSQVEEAKANLIEARDKLRRQEDLFQKKFTSRETLDAAQTTYKVREELLEQAKTNLRAAEDSVHDIEVKKQDIELAKADVKRAELELAETRERLAETEIYAPITGVLIEKLVEQGQIIASGITTVSGGTPLAKIADMSKLFIVADVDETDIGKVEVGQKVKITTDAYPSEEFDGTVTRIAPKGLVEDSITIFKVKIEIQGKGRDILKPMMTANVDIISRELEDVTFLPREAIHREGGKTFVAVLENNLPQARPVELGVKNPIEIQVEGIAENQEVLIGDWEEIKEHFKTDEDSMSTIRKMLFILRR from the coding sequence ATGAAAAAACTGCTCATTATATTGGGCGTGGTCGTCCTGGTTGCTGGCACCTTCTTTCTGGTTCAGGGAGACGGAAAAGAAAACAAGCGTCCTAAAAAACACCCTTTCCGCACAGCCAAGGTGGAGCGTGGGACCATGGTGGTGAAAATTTCCGCCACGGGGATCGTGGAGCCCAATTTCCAGGTGGAGGTCAAGTCCAAGGCCAGCGGCGAGGTGCTGAGCTTCCCTTATGAGGAAGGAGACTTCATCGAGAAAGGAAAGTTTCTTCTGCGTCTGGACAAATCCGATGAGGTCCGCAACGTCAAACGGGCGGAAGCGAATCTCGCCAGCGCCAAAGCCCAGCTCGACAAAGCCAAAACGTCTCTCAAACTCCAGGCCACCCGTTACGAAACCGATTTGCAGGCGGCGAAGTCCCAGGTGGAGGAAGCCAAGGCCAACCTGATAGAAGCGCGCGACAAGCTCCGCCGGCAGGAGGACCTGTTCCAGAAAAAGTTCACCTCCCGCGAAACCCTCGATGCCGCACAAACCACTTACAAGGTGCGCGAGGAACTGTTGGAGCAGGCCAAGACCAACCTGCGGGCCGCCGAAGACAGCGTGCACGACATCGAGGTCAAGAAACAGGATATTGAACTGGCCAAGGCCGACGTCAAACGCGCCGAGCTGGAGTTGGCGGAAACCAGGGAACGCCTGGCGGAAACGGAAATCTACGCACCCATCACCGGGGTGCTGATCGAGAAACTGGTCGAGCAGGGCCAGATCATCGCCTCCGGCATCACCACCGTCTCCGGCGGCACGCCGCTGGCCAAAATAGCGGACATGTCCAAGCTGTTCATCGTGGCCGACGTGGACGAAACCGACATCGGCAAGGTGGAGGTCGGGCAGAAAGTGAAGATCACCACCGACGCTTACCCCAGCGAAGAGTTTGATGGGACTGTGACCCGCATCGCCCCCAAGGGGCTGGTCGAGGACAGCATCACCATCTTCAAAGTCAAAATTGAAATCCAGGGCAAGGGCCGTGATATTCTGAAACCGATGATGACGGCGAACGTGGACATCATCAGCCGCGAGTTGGAAGACGTCACCTTCCTTCCCCGCGAAGCGATTCACCGCGAGGGTGGAAAAACGTTCGTCGCCGTTCTCGAAAACAATCTGCCTCAGGCCCGGCCTGTAGAACTGGGCGTGAAGAATCCGATCGAGATTCAGGTGGAGGGCATTGCCGAAAACCAGGAAGTCTTGATCGGAGACTGGGAAGAAATCAAGGAACACTTCAAAACGGATGAAGACAGCATGTCCACTATTCGGAAGATGCTGTTCATTCTCCGGCGTTGA
- a CDS encoding TolC family protein: MAIQVLLLFPVIAQAESSLLGPDNRFRLQAGLQLSESQNVEGTGSAESGNSGEPPLSTSDDVGGKKPDIVLTNVLQLSLTEVIQTTLNNNVSIAVQEYNSRIQRQNIINNEAAFDPSVNAEVRTQDDTLPVASAFANPPISKTDQQRWKVGLNQKLTFGTQYEFFYEGIRDGTNSLFAGLNPQYSTRFEVNLTQPLLKNFGQDVNRTNIYIAQNNLSISQYDFKSQVIDIITQAENVYWDLVFSQEDLKVKQQSVERARDLEQRVKAQVEVGTMAPLEILQAQAEVASREEAVINAEKLIKDNEDNLKNILNIAFDSEKGTKDIQPLDAPQYDPESKVNLDDAINQALSHRPDYLAKKKELDTRNIQVEFNENQTYPTLDLVASYGLNGITGDARAVSLGGPPRISQFGGTFGRGVERALSTDFDSWTAGVVFSYPLGNRAAESQLTAAKLEVAKLLLDIKDLEKTIIIEVREAVRKLETDIKRVQAARISRRLAEETLNAELKKFEVGLSTSFQVLEFQTDLAEEQSKELLAIIDFNKSRINFRKVIASTLNHHRIELAEEQNP; the protein is encoded by the coding sequence ATGGCCATCCAGGTTCTGTTGCTTTTTCCTGTAATCGCGCAGGCCGAGTCCAGCCTGTTGGGGCCGGACAACCGGTTTCGATTGCAGGCGGGGCTTCAGCTTTCGGAAAGCCAGAATGTCGAAGGAACGGGGTCCGCCGAAAGCGGAAACTCCGGGGAGCCTCCCCTGTCCACCTCCGATGATGTGGGCGGGAAGAAACCGGACATTGTGCTGACGAATGTCCTTCAGCTGTCCTTGACCGAGGTCATCCAGACCACCCTCAACAACAACGTCAGCATTGCTGTACAGGAGTACAACTCCCGTATTCAGCGGCAGAATATCATCAACAACGAAGCCGCCTTTGACCCCAGTGTGAACGCCGAAGTCCGCACGCAGGACGACACGCTTCCCGTCGCCTCCGCCTTTGCCAATCCGCCCATTTCGAAAACGGATCAGCAACGCTGGAAAGTTGGCCTCAACCAGAAGCTCACTTTCGGCACGCAGTACGAATTCTTTTATGAAGGCATCCGCGACGGCACCAACTCCCTGTTTGCCGGATTGAACCCGCAGTACAGCACCCGGTTCGAAGTCAACCTCACCCAGCCCCTGCTCAAAAATTTCGGCCAGGATGTGAACAGGACCAACATCTACATTGCACAAAACAATCTCTCCATCTCGCAGTACGATTTCAAAAGCCAGGTAATCGACATCATCACCCAGGCGGAAAACGTGTACTGGGATCTCGTGTTCAGTCAGGAAGACTTAAAGGTCAAGCAACAGTCGGTGGAACGCGCGCGCGATCTGGAACAGCGCGTGAAAGCGCAGGTGGAGGTGGGCACCATGGCGCCTTTGGAAATTTTGCAGGCGCAGGCGGAGGTAGCGTCGCGCGAAGAGGCGGTCATCAATGCGGAAAAATTAATCAAGGACAATGAAGACAATCTCAAGAACATTCTCAACATTGCTTTCGATTCGGAAAAAGGCACCAAAGACATCCAGCCGCTCGATGCGCCGCAGTACGACCCGGAATCGAAGGTTAACCTGGATGATGCCATAAACCAGGCCTTGAGCCACCGCCCGGATTACCTGGCAAAGAAGAAGGAACTGGACACGCGCAATATCCAGGTGGAGTTCAACGAAAACCAGACCTACCCCACTCTGGACCTCGTGGCGAGTTACGGTCTGAACGGCATCACCGGTGATGCCCGGGCGGTGTCCCTGGGCGGTCCTCCCCGCATCAGTCAGTTCGGCGGCACATTTGGACGCGGGGTCGAGCGGGCCCTGTCCACGGACTTCGACAGTTGGACGGCGGGCGTGGTGTTCAGCTATCCGCTTGGCAACCGGGCGGCGGAAAGCCAGTTGACTGCCGCCAAGCTGGAGGTCGCCAAGCTCCTGCTCGATATCAAGGATCTGGAAAAGACCATCATCATCGAAGTACGGGAAGCCGTGCGCAAGCTGGAAACGGACATCAAGCGCGTGCAGGCGGCGCGGATTTCGCGGCGGCTCGCGGAGGAGACCCTGAACGCGGAACTGAAGAAGTTTGAAGTCGGCTTGTCCACCAGCTTCCAGGTGCTCGAGTTCCAGACCGATCTGGCCGAAGAACAAAGCAAGGAACTTCTGGCCATCATCGATTTCAATAAATCGCGGATCAATTTCCGGAAGGTCATTGCCTCCACGCTCAATCACCACCGCATTGAGCTGGCGGAAGAACAGAACCCATGA
- a CDS encoding response regulator transcription factor: MNNPASASRVTAADILKVIPITRKTLWLWQKKYNFFPDPIKEAHPGGKGIVGYYPAWVKDRCKRVYELQKSGYTIAMIKDILKKESEEKSSKKLLVVDDENKFTSLVKKFLEKEGYLVEVAGNGLDAGLKAADFLPSIILLDINLPGLNGLEVCANLKNNPKTSFMTIIVISASPQYTEKQVLEAGGDLFIKKPVDLEALLDKCNAILAENVVAE, from the coding sequence ATGAACAACCCCGCATCGGCTTCGCGGGTCACTGCCGCGGACATCCTCAAAGTCATTCCCATCACCCGCAAAACCTTGTGGCTCTGGCAGAAGAAGTACAATTTTTTTCCCGATCCCATCAAGGAAGCCCATCCTGGCGGCAAGGGCATTGTCGGATACTACCCGGCCTGGGTGAAGGACCGGTGCAAGCGCGTGTACGAATTGCAGAAAAGCGGCTATACCATTGCCATGATCAAGGATATTCTGAAAAAAGAGTCCGAGGAAAAGTCTTCGAAAAAACTCCTTGTGGTGGATGATGAGAACAAGTTCACCAGCTTGGTAAAAAAGTTTCTGGAGAAGGAAGGGTACCTGGTTGAAGTTGCGGGCAACGGTCTGGACGCAGGTCTGAAGGCCGCCGACTTTTTACCTTCCATCATTCTTCTGGACATCAACCTCCCCGGCCTCAACGGCCTCGAAGTGTGTGCCAATCTCAAGAATAACCCGAAAACGAGTTTCATGACCATCATTGTCATCTCTGCCAGCCCGCAATATACGGAAAAACAGGTGCTGGAGGCGGGAGGGGACCTGTTCATCAAAAAACCGGTGGATCTCGAGGCCCTGCTCGACAAGTGCAATGCCATCCTCGCTGAAAACGTGGTGGCCGAATAA
- a CDS encoding transketolase, with product MNDTTQTAESKVGELEDIARELRRKSLEIIHRAGSGHPGGSLSGADIAAALFFDVMRYDPKNPRDPKRDRFILSKGHATGLLYATLARAGYIADEELVDYRKINSKRNLSGHPHPKTPGVEIATGSLGQGLSAGHGMALAARLDNLDYRVYVLMGDGELQEGQVWEAAMSAAKFKSNNLIAIVDYNKVAQDNITKDLKDLEPIEDKWRSFGWDVHRIDGHDMAQVHKALNLPLHADKPRVIIADTVKGKGVSFMEGKTAWHGVAPSDEDYEKAMKELE from the coding sequence ATGAATGACACCACCCAGACAGCAGAATCGAAAGTAGGGGAATTGGAAGACATTGCCCGTGAACTGCGCCGCAAGAGCCTGGAGATCATCCACCGCGCCGGATCCGGTCATCCCGGCGGTAGTTTGTCCGGAGCGGATATCGCGGCGGCCCTGTTTTTCGACGTGATGCGTTACGACCCGAAGAATCCCCGCGACCCGAAACGCGACCGCTTTATCCTGAGCAAGGGCCACGCCACAGGCCTGCTCTACGCCACCCTGGCGCGGGCGGGATACATCGCCGACGAGGAGTTGGTCGATTACCGCAAGATCAACAGCAAGCGCAATCTCTCCGGCCATCCGCACCCGAAGACGCCGGGTGTGGAAATCGCCACGGGAAGTCTGGGGCAGGGCCTGAGCGCCGGACACGGTATGGCTCTGGCCGCGCGCCTCGATAACCTGGATTACCGGGTGTACGTGCTGATGGGCGACGGCGAACTGCAGGAAGGGCAGGTCTGGGAAGCGGCCATGTCCGCCGCTAAATTCAAATCCAACAATCTCATCGCCATCGTCGATTACAACAAGGTGGCGCAGGACAACATCACCAAGGACCTGAAAGACCTGGAACCCATCGAGGACAAGTGGAGGTCCTTCGGCTGGGATGTGCACCGCATCGACGGTCACGATATGGCGCAAGTGCACAAGGCGCTCAACCTGCCGCTCCATGCGGATAAGCCGCGGGTGATCATCGCCGACACGGTGAAGGGCAAAGGGGTCAGTTTTATGGAAGGCAAAACCGCCTGGCACGGCGTGGCGCCTTCGGACGAAGATTACGAAAAAGCCATGAAGGAGCTGGAATGA
- a CDS encoding transketolase family protein has translation MIDGATRDGYGAALVEFGNNPKVVVLDAGVSDSTRSKKFGDKYPERFFNMGISEGDMVCTAAGLATTGKVAFATGFACFLLGRTMDQVLVSVAYSNSNVKLVGTHSGLAVGEDGPTAQMVVDLAYTRAMPNLTVIQPADYQEAFAATKFLIDHEGPVYMRLGRAKVKGIYGEDFEFQLGKGHVVQEGKDLVIFASGGMVEESLAAMQQMEKEGLKATLVNISTIKPIDQDLIVEQAKKHGRVLTAEDHNIIGGLGDAVLEVLADHGVQVPVKRIGVRDHFAETGSQKELYEKYGLSHNHIAKAALALCDAQPA, from the coding sequence ATGATCGACGGAGCGACACGCGACGGTTACGGAGCCGCGCTGGTGGAATTCGGCAACAACCCCAAGGTGGTGGTGCTGGATGCGGGCGTGAGCGACAGCACACGCAGTAAGAAGTTCGGCGACAAGTACCCGGAGCGGTTCTTCAACATGGGCATCAGCGAAGGGGACATGGTGTGCACGGCGGCGGGTCTCGCCACGACCGGCAAGGTCGCCTTCGCTACCGGCTTCGCCTGTTTTCTTTTGGGCCGCACCATGGACCAGGTGCTGGTCAGCGTTGCGTATTCCAATAGCAATGTGAAACTCGTGGGCACGCATTCCGGCCTCGCCGTGGGCGAAGACGGTCCGACGGCACAGATGGTGGTGGACCTGGCTTACACCCGCGCCATGCCGAACCTCACGGTCATCCAGCCGGCGGACTACCAGGAAGCGTTTGCGGCGACCAAGTTTCTGATCGACCACGAGGGACCGGTGTACATGCGCCTCGGCCGCGCCAAGGTGAAAGGCATTTACGGCGAGGACTTTGAGTTCCAGTTGGGCAAGGGCCATGTGGTGCAGGAAGGCAAGGACCTCGTTATCTTTGCCAGCGGTGGCATGGTGGAGGAAAGCCTCGCCGCCATGCAGCAGATGGAAAAGGAAGGCCTGAAAGCCACGCTGGTCAACATTTCGACCATCAAACCCATCGACCAGGACTTGATCGTGGAACAGGCGAAAAAGCACGGCCGCGTGTTGACCGCCGAAGATCACAACATCATCGGGGGCCTGGGCGATGCGGTGCTGGAAGTTCTGGCCGATCATGGCGTGCAGGTTCCGGTCAAGCGCATCGGCGTACGCGACCATTTTGCGGAAACCGGGTCCCAAAAAGAGCTGTATGAAAAATACGGCCTCTCGCACAACCACATCGCCAAGGCCGCACTGGCTCTTTGCGACGCACAACCGGCCTGA